GAGCAGGTCATTCGGAGGCCGGTCCTAATCACCCGCACCTTCACCAGCACTCCGGCACAACGCAATTGATGTGCCTACTCACCCGCGTGAATGATCACAGAATTTCATCAGCACTATCAATGAGTTATGAATCGATACTACAACAACGAGGAAGAACAACCTACCGGCTGTTTTCCACGCCTTTAGACAGACTACGGGGACGTGAATGGCAAGCGTGAAAATACAACTACTTAGACTGTCCATGCCAGTGGACACTACGGATTCTATTTTGTGGCAATAAGGGGCAAGCTGAGGCGTGATCGAGCACGCGAGATGCTCTCAATCAGGCTGATTTTGAAGGGGATTTGATGGCACGCCGAGATATTGGCCCGTGAGGAGATCAGACAGGGAGTAGTCTAGCGGATACCGAGCTCGCTGAGCTTGTTATAGAGACTTGCGCGGCTGATTTTCAGGAGACGTGCCGCCTTCACCCGATTCCCCGAAGTCTGCTGCAGCGCCTGGAGTATCCGAACCCGCTCAGCCTGCATCGCCGCAAATCGCCCGACCGTTCGAAGATCGGCGGGCTCGACTTGGGACCCGGCGGCCACCAGATCCGCACAGGTCAACTCCGCATGGGTGGTGGTCACTACTGCCCGCTCAATGTAATGCTGCAACTCCCGAACGTTGCCGGGCCACGGCGCGGCGGTCAAGGCCCGCATCGCCTCCTCGCTCACGTGCCGCAGCTCTTGGCGGTGCCGCTGGCAGGAGTCCGCAATGAACTTCGTCACAAGCAAGGGAATATCAGCCCTCCGTTCACGCAATGGGGGCAAATGGACAGGCAGCACGGCCAACCGATAATAGAGGTCCTGCCGAAAGGCCTTTGCCTTCACCAAATCGGCCAGATCCTTGTTGGTAGCCGACACGACACGCACATCGATCTTGATCGGTTGTGTACCGCCGACCCGCTTGATCTCCCCTTCCTGCAACACCCGCAGCAGCTTGGCCTGGAAGGTCGGCGAGGTATCGGCAATTTCGTCCAAGAAGATCGTCC
The genomic region above belongs to Nitrospira sp. and contains:
- a CDS encoding sigma-54-dependent Fis family transcriptional regulator; translated protein: MHQLFDMIRLVADSAATVLIQGESGTGKELVARTIHQTSYRGEKPFVVVDCGALPETLLESELFGHVKGAFTGAAGAKPGLFEEADGGTIFLDEIADTSPTFQAKLLRVLQEGEIKRVGGTQPIKIDVRVVSATNKDLADLVKAKAFRQDLYYRLAVLPVHLPPLRERRADIPLLVTKFIADSCQRHRQELRHVSEEAMRALTAAPWPGNVRELQHYIERAVVTTTHAELTCADLVAAGSQVEPADLRTVGRFAAMQAERVRILQALQQTSGNRVKAARLLKISRASLYNKLSELGIR